A stretch of the Janthinobacterium sp. B9-8 genome encodes the following:
- a CDS encoding HAL/PAL/TAL family ammonia-lyase encodes MTNTKPAITFDGTRLCIEEIVAISQQTSPAQLSAAPEFRQRIQKGADFLDRLLREDGVIYGVTTGYGDSCTVTIPPELISELPHHLYTYHGCGAGRFLTPEESRAVIATRLASLSQGMSGVSIALLDQLETLLKHDILPLIPAEGSVGASGDLTPLSYVAAVLCGEREVMYRNERRNASDVLAELNIQPLRLRPKEGLAMMNGTAVMTALACLAWQRADYLCKLAARLTAMNVVASAGNANHFDETLFAVKPHAGQQAVAARIRNDLASPQPSRNDERLQDRYSLRCAPHVIGVLEDALPFFRTLIENELNSANDNPIIDAENERVLHGGHFYGGHIAFAMDSLKNTVANLADLLDRQLALLVDTRFNHGLPSNLSGCTGPRAAINHGLKALQISVSAWTAEALKQTMPASVFSRSTECHNQDKVSMGTIAARDALRVLELTEQVVAAMLIAARQGIALRRRIDPNLQLPEALAAMQADLEDRIPLLVEDRALDKELQALILDIRAETWVLYAD; translated from the coding sequence ATGACAAACACTAAGCCTGCCATCACCTTTGATGGCACACGATTATGTATCGAAGAGATTGTCGCGATTTCCCAGCAAACATCACCCGCCCAGCTCTCAGCCGCGCCAGAATTTCGCCAGCGCATTCAAAAAGGCGCTGACTTCCTAGACCGCCTATTGCGTGAAGACGGCGTGATTTATGGCGTCACCACCGGCTATGGCGATTCTTGCACCGTGACCATTCCACCCGAGCTGATCAGCGAGCTGCCGCATCATCTTTACACCTATCACGGCTGCGGTGCCGGGCGCTTTTTAACGCCAGAAGAAAGCCGCGCGGTGATCGCGACTCGGCTGGCGTCTTTATCGCAAGGCATGTCGGGCGTGAGTATTGCACTGCTCGATCAACTGGAAACACTGCTCAAACACGACATCCTGCCGCTCATCCCAGCAGAGGGCTCGGTCGGGGCCAGTGGTGATTTAACGCCCTTGTCTTATGTGGCTGCCGTATTGTGTGGCGAACGGGAAGTGATGTATCGCAATGAGCGCCGCAATGCCAGCGATGTACTGGCAGAGCTGAATATCCAGCCGCTGCGCCTGCGCCCGAAAGAAGGCCTTGCCATGATGAATGGCACAGCGGTGATGACCGCTCTGGCCTGCCTTGCCTGGCAGCGTGCCGATTACCTGTGTAAGCTTGCGGCCAGACTGACCGCCATGAATGTCGTCGCCAGCGCAGGCAATGCCAATCACTTTGATGAAACGCTGTTTGCCGTTAAACCCCACGCCGGTCAGCAAGCCGTGGCGGCCCGTATCCGCAATGATTTAGCCAGCCCGCAGCCCAGCCGCAATGACGAGCGGCTGCAGGATCGCTACTCCCTGCGCTGCGCCCCGCATGTGATTGGCGTACTGGAAGACGCACTGCCGTTTTTCAGAACATTGATCGAAAACGAGCTAAACAGCGCCAACGACAATCCGATTATCGACGCCGAAAACGAGCGCGTTTTACACGGCGGGCATTTCTACGGCGGGCATATTGCCTTTGCCATGGACAGCCTCAAAAACACCGTGGCCAATCTGGCCGATTTACTCGATCGCCAGCTGGCGCTGCTCGTTGATACCCGCTTTAACCACGGCCTGCCGTCCAACTTATCTGGCTGCACCGGCCCACGCGCGGCGATTAATCATGGCTTAAAAGCGCTACAAATCAGCGTGTCTGCCTGGACCGCCGAAGCACTCAAGCAAACCATGCCAGCCTCGGTATTTAGCCGCTCTACCGAATGCCACAATCAGGATAAAGTCAGCATGGGCACGATTGCGGCACGCGATGCCTTACGTGTGCTCGAGCTAACCGAGCAAGTGGTCGCAGCCATGCTGATTGCTGCGCGTCAGGGCATTGCCCTGCGCCGCCGTATCGATCCAAACCTGCAGCTACCAGAAGCGCTTGCCGCCATGCAGGCCGATCTGGAAGATCGCATCCCGCTACTGGTGGAAGACCGCGCTTTAGATAAAGAGCTGCAAGCCTTGATTTTGGATATTCGAGCAGAAACCTGGGTGCTCTATGCCGACTAA
- a CDS encoding acyl-CoA thioesterase codes for MPTKPTHPHLSIEIALSPAFHDLDPMDIVWHGNYPKYLEIARCALLSQFNYDYPQMKASGYAWPIVDMRLKYVKPASFGQQLIVRAEIVEWESRLKINYLIKDAVSGQKINQAHTIQVAVDMNTGEMQYVCPAILWERLGVEEPQ; via the coding sequence ATGCCGACTAAGCCAACTCATCCTCACCTCAGTATCGAAATTGCGCTCAGCCCAGCTTTTCATGATCTGGACCCAATGGATATCGTCTGGCACGGCAATTACCCCAAATACTTGGAGATCGCCCGCTGCGCCCTGCTGAGCCAATTTAATTACGATTATCCGCAAATGAAAGCATCCGGCTACGCATGGCCGATTGTGGACATGCGCTTGAAATACGTAAAACCCGCCAGCTTTGGTCAGCAACTCATCGTGCGCGCTGAAATTGTTGAATGGGAAAGCCGCTTAAAAATCAACTACCTGATTAAAGACGCCGTCAGCGGCCAGAAAATCAATCAGGCGCATACCATTCAGGTAGCTGTCGATATGAATACGGGTGAAATGCAATATGTTTGCCCGGCGATTCTCTGGGAGCGACTTGGGGTGGAGGAGCCGCAGTGA
- a CDS encoding outer membrane lipoprotein carrier protein LolA, whose amino-acid sequence MKINFKQSCAVVLFSLFAINSHAADLASSVKERLTQPEILRGDFEQNKQVSGFKKPLVSRGDFLAARDLGVLWRTKTPFASTLKLSRDEIVAKQDGAVAFRLSASKEPSVRMINGLLFSLMNGDVSSLGELFKIEGSINGKSWQLTLTPKQAALSKIMRKIELSGDQFVRRILLDEANNDQTLIRFTAQNTDAISLDERARFE is encoded by the coding sequence GTGAAAATCAATTTTAAGCAGTCATGTGCAGTCGTCTTATTTAGCCTCTTCGCCATCAACAGCCATGCAGCAGATCTAGCCAGTAGCGTTAAAGAGCGCCTTACTCAGCCAGAGATTCTGCGTGGTGATTTTGAGCAAAACAAACAGGTCAGCGGCTTTAAAAAGCCTTTAGTGTCGCGTGGTGATTTCTTAGCGGCACGTGATTTGGGCGTGCTTTGGCGCACCAAAACACCTTTTGCCAGCACGCTTAAACTGAGTCGTGACGAGATTGTGGCTAAGCAAGATGGCGCAGTGGCTTTTCGCCTGAGCGCCAGCAAAGAGCCATCAGTGCGGATGATTAATGGCCTGCTGTTTTCTTTAATGAATGGCGATGTCAGCAGTTTGGGCGAGTTATTTAAGATTGAAGGCAGTATCAACGGTAAATCGTGGCAGCTGACACTCACCCCCAAGCAAGCAGCCTTAAGCAAAATCATGCGCAAAATCGAGCTATCTGGCGATCAATTTGTGCGTCGTATTTTGCTGGACGAAGCCAATAACGATCAGACCTTGATTCGCTTTACCGCCCAAAATACCGATGCCATCAGCTTGGATGAGCGTGCTCGCTTTGAGTAA
- a CDS encoding MMPL family transporter, translating to MSVLALSNQVSIRLLAKIWLVIVLALIGHNIYLWSGHLQLDTDILAMLPQDERDPTVQNATRQLSDSASKRVVVLIGGQDWESALTAADAYAASLESSKLALSLRYKMSDESAWLSFFIPHRNQLLSPSQRQQLKNTSSDQLAQRAVAALYQPGIGMPRLGEWQDDPLNLLGAWLGERAAESKVRIKDGRLSLRALSAEAIEENYVLLTLEQSGSAFSVKAQQALIPVLDVAKAAALKTQPKVQVLSVGVPLHAAAAASQAEREVHTIGIGSMIGIVLLTVFAFSAIRPRILVTISIAIGLLAAISVCTLFFGRLHLITLVFGASLVGVAENYGSNYFSSRQGRPAAERWAMLKTQAPVMWLAMLTTAIGYLLLALTPFPGLRQIAVFSATGLLAAFVTVMWWFPLFDKGEMNHTRLSLWIGSRRKLWPSVGRNRLTLIFSLIVAITLLWGGLSIKSNDDVRLLQNSPPALIAQQIKVSQLLDLPSPAQFYLIRGASIEAVLQQEEALKTRLAPLIAKGSISGYQAISDWVPSLVQQAENQALVERMVFGEQGVLAKASLALGESLTPTFKTAAPLLIANWLAAPVSEPLRHQWLGKFENGYASVMLLRGVSKPAQLAELAAIAPSVAGVRWVDKVAEVSTVMGRYRVLMAWVIALSYLLVFAALSYRFGRQAWRALLPTLLASGLALAILALLGQPLQLFNILALLLILGMGVDYGIFLLENPNRHETRPFLSVTLAAASTLLAFGLLALSATPALHAFGLTMLLGIGLSWLFTPAFMPLTTSEK from the coding sequence ATGAGCGTGCTCGCTTTGAGTAATCAAGTCTCTATTCGACTACTAGCCAAAATCTGGCTGGTCATCGTGCTCGCCCTTATCGGCCACAATATTTATCTATGGTCTGGTCATTTGCAGCTGGATACTGACATCCTCGCCATGCTGCCGCAGGATGAGCGCGACCCGACGGTACAAAACGCCACGCGGCAACTCAGCGACTCGGCGTCCAAACGCGTGGTGGTGCTGATCGGCGGGCAGGATTGGGAAAGCGCGCTCACTGCCGCCGATGCTTACGCCGCATCTTTGGAGAGCAGCAAACTAGCGCTCAGCCTGCGTTACAAAATGAGCGATGAAAGTGCGTGGCTTAGCTTTTTCATTCCTCACCGCAATCAGCTGCTTAGCCCTTCGCAACGCCAGCAGCTGAAAAACACCAGCAGCGATCAACTGGCCCAGCGCGCCGTTGCCGCCCTATATCAGCCCGGCATCGGCATGCCCCGCCTTGGTGAATGGCAAGATGATCCGCTGAATTTACTCGGCGCATGGTTGGGTGAGCGGGCGGCAGAGAGCAAGGTACGCATCAAGGATGGGCGTTTATCGCTACGCGCTTTATCAGCAGAAGCAATCGAAGAAAACTATGTTTTGCTGACGCTAGAGCAAAGCGGCTCGGCCTTTTCAGTTAAAGCGCAGCAGGCATTGATTCCGGTACTGGATGTGGCCAAAGCCGCCGCACTCAAGACTCAGCCTAAAGTGCAGGTTTTAAGCGTTGGCGTCCCCTTGCACGCAGCAGCGGCAGCCAGCCAAGCCGAGCGCGAAGTCCACACCATAGGCATAGGCTCAATGATCGGCATTGTGCTACTCACCGTCTTTGCCTTTAGCGCTATCCGCCCGCGTATTTTAGTGACCATATCAATTGCCATTGGCCTGCTCGCCGCGATTTCGGTCTGCACGCTATTCTTTGGCCGCCTGCATTTAATTACCCTAGTGTTTGGGGCCAGCTTGGTTGGCGTGGCTGAAAACTACGGCAGCAATTATTTCAGCAGCCGCCAGGGCCGCCCTGCGGCAGAGCGCTGGGCCATGCTTAAAACACAAGCGCCGGTGATGTGGCTAGCGATGCTCACCACCGCCATCGGCTATTTGCTGCTCGCGCTCACCCCTTTTCCTGGATTGCGGCAAATCGCCGTTTTCTCCGCCACTGGCCTCTTGGCCGCTTTTGTGACCGTGATGTGGTGGTTTCCACTCTTTGATAAGGGGGAAATGAATCACACCCGTTTGTCGCTGTGGATAGGCAGTCGCCGCAAGCTCTGGCCCAGTGTAGGACGCAACCGTTTAACGCTGATATTTAGCTTAATCGTGGCGATCACCTTGCTTTGGGGAGGCTTATCCATCAAAAGCAATGACGATGTGCGGCTATTGCAAAACTCGCCCCCCGCACTGATTGCCCAGCAAATCAAAGTCAGCCAGCTGCTCGATCTGCCCAGCCCAGCCCAGTTTTATTTAATTCGCGGAGCAAGCATTGAAGCGGTCCTGCAGCAGGAAGAAGCGCTCAAAACCAGGCTTGCGCCTCTGATTGCCAAGGGCAGTATCAGCGGCTATCAGGCGATCAGCGATTGGGTGCCCTCCTTAGTACAGCAGGCAGAAAACCAAGCCTTGGTAGAACGCATGGTATTTGGCGAGCAAGGCGTGCTGGCCAAGGCTAGCTTGGCACTGGGCGAATCGCTGACGCCAACGTTCAAAACAGCAGCACCGCTCTTGATTGCAAACTGGCTGGCGGCTCCCGTTTCAGAACCGCTGCGCCATCAGTGGCTAGGGAAATTTGAAAACGGCTACGCCAGCGTGATGCTGCTACGTGGCGTAAGCAAACCAGCGCAGCTTGCAGAGCTGGCTGCAATTGCCCCAAGCGTGGCAGGCGTGCGCTGGGTAGATAAAGTAGCCGAAGTTTCCACCGTCATGGGCCGCTATCGGGTGCTGATGGCATGGGTGATCGCACTCAGCTATCTGTTGGTTTTTGCTGCGCTCAGCTACCGCTTTGGCAGGCAGGCATGGCGGGCGCTTTTGCCCACCTTGCTCGCCAGTGGTCTGGCCTTAGCCATTCTGGCGCTGCTGGGCCAGCCCCTGCAATTATTCAATATCTTGGCATTGCTGCTGATTTTAGGCATGGGCGTGGATTATGGGATTTTCCTGCTCGAAAATCCCAATCGCCATGAAACAAGACCGTTTTTGTCAGTAACACTGGCGGCCGCATCCACCCTGCTTGCCTTTGGTTTACTGGCGCTATCTGCCACCCCCGCCCTGCACGCTTTTGGCCTAACCATGCTGCTGGGCATCGGGCTTTCTTGGCTCTTCACTCCGGCATTTATGCCACTTACTACATCAGAAAAATGA
- a CDS encoding NAD(P)/FAD-dependent oxidoreductase, with translation MRIEHTEILIIGAGPSGSVAAGLLRKQGRQVLIIEKETFPRFSIGESLLPQSMEYIEAAGFLQDVIEAGFQYKNGAAFVRGEQTTAFDFRDKFSSGWGTTYQVQRGNFDHVLAKAAAKAGAVIRYQEQVIAVDLEGDQPRITVQSATETYQINARFLLDASGFGRILPRLLKLETPSDFPVRGAYFTHIEDRISKEGFDRNKILISVHPDHHDVWFWTIPFSNGRCSQGVVAKPEFLEKYQGSETERLQAIIAEVPTLSAVLKNAVWDTPARQLIGYSANVSSLHGKGFALLGNAGEFLDPVFSSGVTIAVKSAALAAAAIEREFAGEAVNWQSDYADPLKAGVDAFRAFVSSWYEGGFQDVIFHQDQSPDVRRMISAILAGYAWDLNNPYVAQPKRLKTLEQLCAA, from the coding sequence ATGCGTATAGAACACACAGAAATACTCATTATTGGCGCTGGCCCTTCCGGTTCGGTGGCTGCAGGCTTATTGCGTAAGCAAGGCCGTCAGGTACTGATCATTGAAAAAGAAACCTTTCCGCGTTTCTCTATTGGCGAAAGCCTCTTGCCACAAAGCATGGAATACATCGAAGCGGCTGGCTTTTTACAGGATGTGATTGAGGCCGGCTTTCAGTATAAAAATGGCGCGGCTTTTGTGCGGGGCGAGCAAACCACCGCCTTTGATTTCAGAGATAAGTTTTCAAGCGGCTGGGGCACCACTTACCAGGTGCAGCGCGGCAATTTTGACCATGTGCTAGCCAAGGCCGCGGCAAAAGCAGGCGCAGTCATCCGCTATCAGGAACAAGTGATTGCGGTTGATTTGGAAGGCGATCAGCCACGGATCACCGTGCAATCGGCCACAGAAACTTACCAAATTAACGCTCGGTTCTTGCTGGATGCCAGTGGCTTTGGCCGAATTCTGCCCCGCCTGCTTAAGCTGGAAACGCCTTCCGACTTCCCTGTGCGCGGTGCTTACTTCACCCATATCGAAGATCGCATTTCAAAAGAGGGTTTTGATCGGAATAAGATTCTGATCAGCGTGCATCCAGATCACCACGACGTGTGGTTCTGGACCATTCCTTTTTCGAATGGCCGCTGCTCGCAAGGTGTAGTTGCCAAACCAGAATTCCTAGAAAAATATCAAGGTAGCGAAACCGAGCGCCTACAAGCCATTATCGCCGAAGTACCCACCCTGTCTGCTGTACTTAAAAACGCCGTTTGGGATACGCCTGCCCGCCAGTTAATCGGTTACTCCGCCAATGTCAGCAGCTTGCACGGTAAAGGGTTTGCCTTGCTGGGCAATGCGGGTGAGTTTCTTGATCCGGTTTTCTCTAGTGGCGTCACTATCGCAGTTAAATCTGCGGCGCTAGCTGCGGCAGCCATTGAGCGCGAATTTGCAGGTGAAGCCGTCAATTGGCAGTCAGATTATGCCGACCCTCTGAAAGCGGGCGTCGATGCATTTAGGGCTTTTGTGAGCAGTTGGTACGAAGGCGGCTTTCAGGATGTAATCTTTCATCAAGACCAATCACCCGATGTACGCCGAATGATCTCGGCCATTTTGGCGGGCTACGCATGGGATTTAAACAATCCCTATGTGGCGCAGCCTAAGCGCTTAAAAACGCTGGAGCAATTGTGCGCGGCTTAA